The region AGGGAGTGATGCCATGCGTACGAACACCGGCACCCTCGTGATCGCTCTCGGCCTCCTGACCTGCGCGGCCCTCGCTCGCGCCGAATCCGACTACAGCAAGGACATCGTCCGCCGCTTCGACGAGGGCAGCGTGAGCCACCTGCGCCTCGAGAACCTGGCCGGCCGTCTCCTGCTCGAGCGCGCGGACGGGAAGGCCCTCGAGCTGCGGGCGACCGTGCGCGCGGACGCCTTTGGTGACCTCGAGGCCCGCGACGTCGCGCAGCTGCTCGACCTGCGCATCGAGCGGGAGGGCGAGGGGATCCTCATCAAGGCCTCTTACCCGCTGGCGCGCTACGATCGCTATCGCTACGGCGACGCCGATGGCGGCTTCTTCTCCGGCACCACCCAGACCCGCGTCGACGGCCAGAAGGTGCGCATCAGCATGGGGCGCAAAGGTGATGGGCTGCCGCTGTGGGTGGACTTCCAGCTGCGGGTGCCGGCGGAGGTCGACTGCGACCTGCGGCATCTCGTCGGCAGCGTCAAGGCGCAGGCGCTGCGCGGCGACCTGCGCGTCGACTGCGCGAGCGCCGAGATCGCCATTGCCCGACACGAGGGGGCCGTCCTCGTCGACAGCGGGAGCGGGGACATCCGGGTGGAGGGCCAGCGCGGGACCCTGCGCCTGGACACGGGCAGCGGCGACATCAAGGTGGAGGACCTCGAGGGCGACTTCGCTGCGGACACGGGCAGCGGCGACATCGTCCTCAAGCGGGGCCGCGGCGAGCGCCTCGACGCTGACACGGGCAGCGGCGACGTCCTGCTCAGTGACGCCAGCTACCCGCAGCTCGCCATCGACACGGGTAGCGGCGACGTGCGCGTCGGCTCCATCCTGGGCGCGCTCCGGCGCTGGAAGGTGGACACGGGCAGCGGCGATGTCATCTTCCAGCTCCCCGGCGCGGGGAGTTCCTTCCGCCTGGAGGTCGACACGGCCAGCGGCGAAGTGGAGTGCACCTTCCCGAGCCGGGATCTTCGCCTCGAGCGGGGGCGCATCCGCGGGCTGACCGTGGGCGACGGCGCCGGCCTCATCATCGTGGACACGGGCAGCGGCGACGTCTCCCTGGTGGAGACGCACCCCTAGAGCCCGCCGCCCAGCGGCGCTCCGGTTCCTTTCCGACGCGGCGCTCCGGCGCCGCGTCTGCTTTCGAGGGGAGCTGGGGAAGGCGCCGCGAAGTCCGCGCTTGACAGGATCCCAACCGTCTCTAAGCTATTGTCCGACGGCTTGCAGGATGTTGGAGTCAAGATCCACTTTCGGCCGCCGGGAGAGGCCCGGCCGGCTGCGTGGGCTACGCTGCTGAAAAGGGCAGTCCCAGCATGCTTACGGCAAGCGAGTCGTCCGGCTTGGACGCGCGTCCGGCCCTTATCGAGGTGCGCGGCGAGGTCATCCTCGCCATCCTGGAGAGCACCCGCAGCCTCGGCGACGAGGCGCTGCGCATTCTCGGCCGCCACGGCATCACCGACATCGGCCAGGGCCGCTGGTACCCACTCTCGCGCCTGCTCGCGGCGCTCGGCGAGTTCGAGGCGACGATGACCGACACCACCCTCTACACGATCGGCCACAAGATCCACCGCAATGCGGTCCTGCCAGTGGAGTACGGGGACTTCCTGGAAGCCCTGGCCGGCATCGATGAGGCCTATCACCTGAATCACCAGGGCGGCGACATCGGTCACTACCGCTTCGAGCGGACGGGGCCGCGCCAGGCGCGGATCATCTCGACGAGCCTCTATCCCTGCGAGTTCGACCGCGGCGTCGTGCACGGCTTTGCCGGTCGCGGGCGGCCGGCCGAGTTCCAGCGACTCGGCGCGCGCCACGATCCGGAGGCGCCCTGCCGGCGGCTCGGCGGCGCGAGCTGCACCTACTGGATCGACTGGTAGGCCGCGTTGCGGGGCCCGACGCCCCGTGCTAGTCTGACCGCCATGGCCTGCGCCCTGCATTTCCCCGGCAATCCGCGCCTGCGCGCCCAGCTCGAACAGGCGCTGGCCTCCGGTCGCCTCGCCGGCAGCTACCTCTTCGAGGGAGCGGCGGGCGCCGGCCAAGAGCAGGCGGCCATCGAGGTGGCCGCCGCCGTCATCGCCGGCGACACCGATCTCGAGAACCCCGCGGCGCGCCGCGTGCGCCGCTACGCCCACCCCGATCTGCACTACGTGCTGCCGGTGCTGAAGCCGGGAAGCAAGTCCTGGAACGACATGAAGCCGGAGGAGATCTTCGAGCTGTTTCGCGAGGAGCAGGCGCGCAAGACCGAGGATCCCTACGCGCAGCCCGACTACAGCCGGCAACCGGTGATTCCGAAGAAGGCGCTGCGGGAGCTGCTCGGCATTCTCTGCACGAAGCCCTATGAAGGGCGCAGCAAGGCGCTGATCATCCGCGACGCCGACATCATCGATGGCGATGCCCAGGACACCCTGCTCAAGACCCTCGAGGAGCCGCCGCCGGGCCGCGTGATCATCCTCATCAGCGCCCGCCCGGAAGCGCTGCGCCCGACGATTCTCAGCCGCTGCCAGCGCCTGCCCTTCGACCCGCTGTCCCGGGAGGAGGTCCTCGCCATCCTCGCGCAGCGCGGGTTCAGCAGCCCGCGCGCGCAGTTGCTCGCCACCCTGGCCGACGGCAACATCGAGCGCGCGATTCAGCTCGCGGCCGCCGAACCCGAGGCGGCCGGCGAGGAGAACCCGCTGCTCGCCCGCCGCGAAGCCTGGCTCGAGCTGCTCGAGATCTGCGAACTCGGCAGCGAGCTGGACATGCTCGACGCCCTGCAGGCCTACGTCCGCGGGGGTGGCGAGAACGTCACCCGCGAGCGCGCCGAGTTCCTGGCCCTCGCAGTGAGCTGGTACCACGAGCTGCTCCGGCAGGCGGTGGGCGAGGCGCCGCGCTTGCACGTCGACCAGGGTGCTCGGCTCGCGCGCCAGGCCGGATTGGCGAGCGAGGCGCTCGTCGAGCGCATCCAGCGCTGCGACAAGGCCAGGGCGCAGTTGCTCGGCTACGCGAACGCGCAGCTCACTCTGCTCGCGCTCTTCTTCGGCTTTCGCCAGGGCCGCCTCGCTCGCCGGCCGGCCTGAGCTCACGCGAGGACGCCGCCGTGATCGACAGTCACGCCCATCTTCACCTGGCGGACTTCGACAGCGATCGGGACGAGGTGCTCGCTCGCCTGCGCGCGGCGGGGGTGCGCAAGGTGCTCGAGGTGGGCATCGACCGGCAGGGGGCGGAGCGATCGCTCGCCCTGACCGAGCGCACACCCGAGCTCCGCGTGGCCGTGGGTTGCCACCCCCACGAGGCGGCGAGCTGGAACGCGGAGTTCGCCGCGGCGATCCGCGACTGGGCGGGGCACCCGCGGGTGCTGGCGCTGGGGGAGTTGGGCCTGGATCACTACCGCAACTACGCGCCACGGCCCGTGCAGGCGGAGGTCTTCCGGGCGCAGCTCCGGCTCGCGCACGAGTTGGACATGCCCGTCGTCTTCCACGTGCGGGCCGCCGAGCTGGAGTTTCTGCGAGTGTTGAATGACGAGGGCGACCCCCGCCGCGCGGTCCTGCACGCCTTCAGCCACGGCGCCGACTTCGCCCGCGCCTGCCTGGCGCGCGGCTTCTGGCTGGGCATCGGCGGCATCCTCACCTACCCGCGCAGCACGCTGCCGGCGATCCTCGCCGCCGTTCCGATCGAGCGGGTGCTCCTGGAAACGGACTGCCCCTGGCTCTCGCCCGTTCCGGAGCGCGGCCGGCGCAACGAGCCCGCGCACCTCGTGCACGTCCTCGCGCGCCTGGCCGAGATCTACGGCCTCGCGCCGGCGGCGCTCGAGGCGCGCCTGGACGCCAACTTCGCGGCCTTCAGCGGCGAGGACTGAGGGATGACTCCCGCCGACGAGGAGGGCAGCCGGCCGCTGCGGCCCCGCAAGGCCCTCGGGCAGAACTTCCTGCGCGATCCGAACCTGATCCGCAAGATCGTCGCCGCCGTGGACCCGCAGCCCGGGGAGCTCATCCTCGAGTACGGCTGCGGCACGGGCGCGCTGACGCGGCCGCTGGTGGCCAGCGGCGCGCGCGTCGTCGGCGTCGAGGTGGACCGCGAACTGCTTGCGCGCCTGGCCGCGGATCCCGCCCTCGCCGGGCTCCTGCTGCGCGACGAGGGGCTCGAGCATCTGCCGCCCGCCGCCGTCGCCGCCGCCTACGGCGCCGCGCGCCTGAAGCTCGTGGGCAATCTGCCCTACCAGCTCAGCTCGACGGCGCTCTTCGCGGCCGTCGAGGACTGGCACTGCCTGGAGCGTGTGGTCTTCATGCTCCAGCGCGAGGTCGCGGAGCGCGTTCTCGAAGGACCGGGCAGCCGCCGCTACGGCATCCTGCCGGCCCTGCTCCAGGCCCGCTTCAGTGTCGAGAAGGTGCTGGATGCCGGGCCGCGCGCCTTCTTTCCGCCGCCGGAGGTGAAGAGCCGCGTGCTGCGCCTGACGCCCCTGCCTCGGCCTCAGGTCGCCGCCGCGGCCTGGCCGGCCTACCGCGAGCTGGTGAAGACGCTCTTCCGGGAACGGCGCAAGCAGCTCGGCAGCCTGCTCAGAAAGTACTACGCCGTCGACGAGGGCTTTCTGGTAGAACTGGAGCGCGGGGAGGGCCTCGGCCCGAGCCGCCGCCCCGAAACCCTCAGCATCGAGGAGCTGGTCCGGCTGGCCGGACGCTTGCGCCCGGTCCCGTCCTGACGATGATGAGCACCCGCCGCCTGCCCCATCTCCTGGCCGCCCTGCTGGCGCTCGCCGCCCTCGCCGCGGCCTGGCCCGGGCGCGCCCAGACCGGGGCGGGGGATGCCGCGGGGGGCGCCGTACCCGCCGACAGCCTGCGCGCGGCCATTCTGGCCGCTGCCGAGGCCGCCGGGCAGGTCCTCAGCGAGGCCCAGGTCGACAGTATCCTCGCGGCGAACAGCGGCAATCCCCCAGCCCAGCCGCCGGGAGGGCAGCCGGCGGAGATCCCCCTCGGCCTGCACCCCAGCTTCAAGAGCAGCACTGAGGCCCTGGACAGCCGGGTCGACGTTAAGAACGAACTGCGGATCAGCGCCGGCTTCCCCAGCACCTGGACGGTCGGCGGGCGGATCCTCTACGACCGGACGCTGCCGCGTGAGCTGAGCCGCGAGAGCCTGCGCACGGGCTTCGAGCTGAATACCGGCCGGCGCCTGCTCGGGGCGATCCCGCTGCTCGTGACCGCCGGACGCAACTACACGCTCGACGAGCAGAACAAGGGCGAGGCGACCTACCGCCGCGACGTCAGCGAGAGCGAGCGCGTGGGCGTGACGGCGAGCGGCCGCCGCCAGCTGGCATCCTGGCTGGCGGCCAGCCTGAGCAGCGGCGCCGGCGCCTCCGCGGCCGAGTCCCGCAACAACCAGAGCCTGGACCGCACGAGCCAGGACGTGAACCAGCAGCTCGCCGGCTACCTCGATCTGCAGCCGCTGCGCGGCCTCAGCCTCTCGACCGGCTACTCGGGTTCGGGCGTGCTCTCGGATGCCGAGCTGAACCGGATCAGCGACCAGATCCGCAGCACCCAGGACTCGCTCCAGCTTCGCCTCGAGTACAAGCCGAGCGCGAAGCTGAAGGTGGGCGTCGTGGGCGGGCGGCTCGAGAAGCTGACCGAGTCGCTGGACTTCGAGCGCAACGAGTACAACCTGGTCGAGGACAGCACGCGGGTCATCATCGACGAGACGCGCGAGACCGGTATCGGCGGGCGCGTCACCTTCGACCTGGCGCCCTGGGAGCGCCTCAGTTTCGCCGGCAGCATCAAGTCGCAGCGGGACGAGCGCCGGGTCAAGATCGGCGACAACAAGGACAAGGACGGCGAGCAGAGCGAATTTCAGCTCCAGACGAAGATCAAACCCTGGTCCGGCGCGAGCACCGACATCAGCTACAAGGAGAGCGAGATCCGCAGCGCGGACTTCACGGCGGACAAGCGGCAGCTCAACCAGGAGTTCTTCGTCAAGGGCGCGCAGGCCCTGAGCAAGACCTTCACGCTCGCGGGCGAGGCTTTCTTCCTGCTGACGCAGGAGCTCTACGTCGACGGCAAGCAGGACCGCGACAAGGCGCAGACGCGCCTGTCCGCGGTGGTCAGCGGACAGGCCACGCCCTGGCTGACGGCGAGCAGCACCGTCCAGTGGTTCCAGAACCAGGACGTGCTGATTCCCGCCGCCAACTCCATCGCCAGCAAGGACAAGAACTCCCTCGCCTGGAAGGGCGACCTCGACTACAGCTTCCGCGGCAAGTACAAGGTCTCGCAGCGCTGCGAGGTGAGCGTCATCGAGGAGGACTTCTACTTCACCAAGGACAAGAACTCGCTCAGCCGCGACTACCTGCTGCTCACCGGCTGCCTGATCCCGATCGCCGGCAAGCTGGCCCTCGACTTCGAGCACGAGTTCCGCAAGCGGGAGTCGGGCAGCTACCTGCCGGACCCGACCGAGCCCGGCAGCCCCAAGACCTTCTTCCGCGACTCGCGGACCAAGACCGAGATCCTCCGCCTGGGCGTGAGCTATGGTTTCCGGGAGTACCTCCGCGTGACCTGTGAGGAGGAGATCGGCCGCGACGTGGACTTCGACTACCGGGACCTGAGCCAGGAGATTTCCACGTACGGGACCTTGAATTTCGGGCTCAGCTTCACCCAGAAGTTCGGCCGGGGCGGCAGCATCGACGCCAAGCTGGCGCACCGGTCCCGCTTCGGCAGCTTCGTCCGGGAAAACCAGCGCAGCCTATGGCTTCCGACCCTAACGATCGGCTATACTTTCTGATGTGGTGCACAGCGCATGAGACGGCCCGCAGCGTGGGAGCCAGACGCCGCGTCCTGGCGCTCTTGAGTTGCATCGGCATGATCCTCGCATTCCTCGCCGGAGGCGGCTGTGTCTTCACGCCGCGCAGCCCGGAGACGCCCATCGACTCGGACGTGGAGTGGCTACCGCCGTTCGAGCCGGAGAACGTGCTGGCCAACATGGAGTCGGCCGTCGAGGGCCGCTATCTGACGAACTACAAGGACAGCCTGGGCGAGGAGTTCGTCTTCACGCCCTCGCCGCTGGACGTCGTGGAAGCGCCGCCCAGCTATTTCGACGGCTTCGGCAAGACGCGGGAACTCGCGGCTCTCGAGAAGCTGTTCACGCAGGTTACCAACCTGACGGTGAACTGGAACTACGGCGAGGAAGACATCACCGTCAGCGGCACGGAGGCCACCTTCACGCTGGAGAACTACGAGCTGGTTGTGACCTATGCCAATGGCGACGTCGTCAGCTACGCGGGCTACGCGGTGCTGACCCTGCTCAAGGCGGGCAGCCAGTGGCGCCTGGTGGAATGGGATGAATCGCCGAGTGCTTCGAACCTGTCCTGGGGGCGCCTGCGCGCCAACCTCGATGTCTGACGACCGCAAAGGCCTCTTTCAACCGATGGACCGCACCAGGAGACGAATCCGATGACGATGCGCAGCAAGAGCCTACCCCTGCTGCCTCTGCTCCTGAGCCTGCTGCTGGCAAGCGGCTGCCTCTTCAATACTCCGCCGGAACCGCCGCCGCCGCAGCCGCCGCCCAGCTACAAGCCCTACTACGACGCCGATCCCGTGACGGCGATGAACAACCTGGTCTACAACTTCGTGACCGCCTGGGAGCGCATGCACCTGGCCGAGTACCGCGACAGCATCCTCTACCAGGGCACGGAAGCGGCCACGGATGGCGAGATCTACGCAGCCTTCAAGTTCTACTACGACCGCAGCATCGATCCCTATCTGCCGGAGCTGGACCTCTACGACCGCGAGATCCAGCGGGCCACGAACATGTTCGGCGGGCAGCCGGGCAACAGCGTGCCGGGCATCAGGTCCATCAGTCTCGATCTGATGCCGAACGGGCAGTGGGCGAATCCGACCGATGTCACCGTCGATGGCGACAGCTATCCTCCCGGCACCAAGTGGCGCGCCCTCGAGACGGACATGTTGATCACGCTGAAATCGAACATCGGCAGTACGGACATCAACCAGTGGCTGGTGGAGGATCGCCTGATCTTCCACCTCATCCCGACCCGGGTCGAGAACACCGGTGCCCCCGGCACCTACCACACCCGCTACAAGCTCTGGAAGTGGCGGGACGTCATCCAGTAGCGTCCCGACCACCGCGCTTCTGACCGCGCCCCTCGCGCTTGACAGTGCGGGGGGCGCTTTCTAGTGTAGGCCGCCTGCCGCGGCGCCGCGCCGCGGCCAGTCCAGCGCCTCGCAAACCCCAGGTGCCCGTGCCCCGCAAACGCAGCCGCCCCCAGGTCCGCCGCCGCACGCTGGCCGCGCTCTTCATCCCGCTCAGCGCGCTGATCGTGCTGGTGGCGGTCGGCCTGCTCGCGCGCGAGCGCCTCAGCGAGCTGTGGTTCCGGGCCGCGGAGCCCGCGCTGAGCCCGCCGCGGCGCGGCCTGCGGCCGGCCGCCGAGCTGGAGGAGGCGATCGTCCTCGGCGCGCGCGAGCTGGGCGTGCCGCGCGGGCGCATCGGCCGCCGTCCCGGGCCCGATGGCTTCCCGCGCTTCGAGTTCCGCTGCCCCGACGCCCTGCACCCGATCACGGCCAATCGCTGGCTGAGCCGCATCTTCGCGGACACCGGCATCGAGATCCTCGACTGCAGCGAGGACGGCCCGCTGCCGCGCCCCCGCCTGGAGTACAAGCTCGCCGCCGGCGCCCGGCGCGAGGCGCGCGCCACGCTCACCCTGCTGCCGCCGACGGGCGAGCCGCCGCTCGCGGCGGCGCACCCGCGGCTCGCGATCCTCGTCGACGATCTCGGCAACAACTACGATCGCGTCACGCGCGGCCTCCTCGCCCTCGAGCAGCCCCTGACCGCCTCCATCCTGCCCGGGCTCAACTACAGCAAGCGCGTCGAGAAGGAGGCCCGCCGCCGCGGCCACGCCATCTTTCTCCACCTGCCGATGGAGCCGGCCGAGTATCCGGACAAGGATCCCGGCGACCTCGCCGTGCTGACCAGCATGAGCAGCGACTCGATCGTGGAGCTCCTCGTGGACATCCAGCGCGATTTCGCGCGCCTGGACGGCTTCAACAACCACATGGGCAGCAAGGCCGCCGCCGACGAGCGCGTCGTCGGCGCGGTGCTCGACTGGGCGGCGCGGGACCGCCTGCTGGTCGTCGACTCCTACACGGCTCCCGACAGCCGCATCTACGCGCTGGCCCGCAAGCGCGAGCTGCCCGTCCTGCGCGCGGACCTCTTCCTCGACGGCGCCGAGGAGGACGAGCTGGGGATCATGAGCAACCTGGCCGAGGCGACCGAGCTGGCCCGCAAGCGGGGCTGGGCCCTGGTCATCTGTCACCCGCGGCCGGAGACCCTGGCCGCGCTGACCGCCATGTTGCCCCGCCTCACCGACTACGGCCTGCGCTTCGTCACCGTGCCGCAGCTCTTCGCGGGCCTGTCCGGAAGCGACCCGGCCCCCGCCCCGCGGCAGCCCGGCCCGGGTTGATTTCCGCCGCCGGCTCTGCTATCTTCCTGACTTTCCGGCAGATCTGCCGCTCTCCGTCCAGGAGTCCCATGCGCTGCTCGCCCCTCTTCGCCCGTCGCGCCCTGATCGCGATCCTCCTTGCTGTGCCCGTCCTGCCGGCGCCGTCCGTGGCGCAGGTCGAAAGCTCCGGGCCCAAGGGCTCCGGCGTTCAGGTCGTCCCCAAAGAGGAGATGCTGCGGCCGAAGGAGGAGCTGAAGGTCTTCCCCTACCAGCTCGTCGATTATACCCGCGAGGCGCACGAGACCCGCATCCAGAACGCGCCGGTGATCGCCGTGGGGAAGGTGGAGTCCTACGAGGAGATCGCGGGCACCGAGAAGAACCGCAACTGGTCGATCTGGCTGCGCGTGGAGACGCTGCTGCGCACCGATCGCATGGGCCAGGAGCAGTCCGACCGCCTCTACTTCCGGCTGCTGCCTCCGCTGCCGCCGCACCAGCCGATCAAGGTCGGCGACCGCTGCCTCGTGCTGCTCGACCGCGACCTGCGCTACGACAATGCGCTCATCCTGCCCACGGAGATGAACTACTACCCGGTCTCCGCCGAGGGTGTGGTCAGCAAGTTCTGGAAGGACGCGCCGACGCGCGAGGCGCCGACCATTCGCGAGCAGGCTCTCTCCGCCTTCCTCGAGGAGATCCGCGCGCTCCTGCGCGCCGTCAGCCTCGAGGAGCAGGCGCGCGCCTGCGGCCTCGTGCTGACCGGCACCGTCACGGACAGCCGGCAGGGCGAGGAAGGCGCCAACGACTTCTACTTCGTGCAGGTCAAGCCCGAGAAGGTGTTCAAGGGTCAGCCCGAGGGCGACACCGTCACCTTCATCCAGCGGGGCAATCCCTACCGCTGGGCCGTCCAGGCCATGAACCGCGCGGCCTTCAAGAAGGGCGACCGCGTGCTCTGCTTCGGGAACAAGGACCCGACATTCTCCAAGCCGGGTGCCTGGAATCGCAAGGGAGAGCCGCTGTACGTCTTCCCCTACGAGAAGAACTCCTCGCTCTTCCTCGCCGGCGACACCGCCTGGCGGAGCGGCTTCCAGCCCATCCCCCTCGACGAGCTCTACGCGCAGCTCACGCGCTGGACCAAGGCCGCCCAGTAGCCGAGTCCCCGCGACCTGCGCTGCGCCGATGAAATCCCGCGTTCCCATTCCGGAGCGGGCCCCGGCCCGCTCCCGAGGTGAGGCATGTCTCGAAACCAGAAGATCAAGTTCTACAGCACCTTCGTCGTGCTGGCGCTGAGCCTCTGGCTCCTCTGGCCGAGCTTCTCCTTCTTCTCCAAGAGCAAGGCGGAGCTCAACAGCCTGCGCGTCAACGACGGCAAGGCCTACAATAAACTCCTCGACAAGTCGCTCAGCCTGGGGCTGGACCTCCAGGGCGGCACCTACCTGGTGCTCGAGGTCGACCTCGAGGGTGTCCCTGACGAGAAGCGCGCCGACACGGTGAACCAGGCGATCAAGGTGATCCGCAACCGCGTCGACCAGTTCGGCGTCTCCGAGCCGAGCATCACCAAGCAGGGCGACAGCCGCATCGTGGTCGAGCTGCCGGGCCTGCCGGACGTGGAGCGCGCCACCCGCCTGCTCAACACGACGGCCCTGCTCGAGCTGAAACTCGTCGCCCAGCAGGGGGAGACCTTCTCGGCTCT is a window of bacterium DNA encoding:
- a CDS encoding divergent polysaccharide deacetylase family protein, which produces MTVRGALSSVGRLPRRRAAASPAPRKPQVPVPRKRSRPQVRRRTLAALFIPLSALIVLVAVGLLARERLSELWFRAAEPALSPPRRGLRPAAELEEAIVLGARELGVPRGRIGRRPGPDGFPRFEFRCPDALHPITANRWLSRIFADTGIEILDCSEDGPLPRPRLEYKLAAGARREARATLTLLPPTGEPPLAAAHPRLAILVDDLGNNYDRVTRGLLALEQPLTASILPGLNYSKRVEKEARRRGHAIFLHLPMEPAEYPDKDPGDLAVLTSMSSDSIVELLVDIQRDFARLDGFNNHMGSKAAADERVVGAVLDWAARDRLLVVDSYTAPDSRIYALARKRELPVLRADLFLDGAEEDELGIMSNLAEATELARKRGWALVICHPRPETLAALTAMLPRLTDYGLRFVTVPQLFAGLSGSDPAPAPRQPGPG
- a CDS encoding TatD family deoxyribonuclease, whose product is MPAPALRPAVPGGGPRHPRAARVQQPARAVARHPGRRQHRARDSARGRRTRGGRRGEPAARPPRSLARAARDLRTRQRAGHARRPAGLRPRGWRERHPRARRVPGPRSELVPRAAPAGGGRGAALARRPGCSARAPGRIGERGARRAHPALRQGQGAVARLRERAAHSARALLRLSPGPPRSPAGLSSREDAAVIDSHAHLHLADFDSDRDEVLARLRAAGVRKVLEVGIDRQGAERSLALTERTPELRVAVGCHPHEAASWNAEFAAAIRDWAGHPRVLALGELGLDHYRNYAPRPVQAEVFRAQLRLAHELDMPVVFHVRAAELEFLRVLNDEGDPRRAVLHAFSHGADFARACLARGFWLGIGGILTYPRSTLPAILAAVPIERVLLETDCPWLSPVPERGRRNEPAHLVHVLARLAEIYGLAPAALEARLDANFAAFSGED
- the rsmA gene encoding ribosomal RNA small subunit methyltransferase A, which translates into the protein MTPADEEGSRPLRPRKALGQNFLRDPNLIRKIVAAVDPQPGELILEYGCGTGALTRPLVASGARVVGVEVDRELLARLAADPALAGLLLRDEGLEHLPPAAVAAAYGAARLKLVGNLPYQLSSTALFAAVEDWHCLERVVFMLQREVAERVLEGPGSRRYGILPALLQARFSVEKVLDAGPRAFFPPPEVKSRVLRLTPLPRPQVAAAAWPAYRELVKTLFRERRKQLGSLLRKYYAVDEGFLVELERGEGLGPSRRPETLSIEELVRLAGRLRPVPS